Below is a genomic region from Myxococcota bacterium.
GCGCAGCAGCCCGGGAACCACGGTCCCGGCCGCGTGCAAGACACCAGCGAGCGTGGGGCAGCGCGCGTCGATATCCGCGAGCAGAGCAGCGACGTTTGCCGGATCGGTGACGTCAGCGGGAATCACCTCGATGCGCCCGCCGGCGCCGGTGCACTCGGCAAAGCGACGCGCGGCATCGCGGACCGCTTCGGGGTAGTCGGCGAGCGCAGCGGCGTCGTCCCAAACTTCCTTCGGCGGGAAGGCGCGGCGACCGACCAGCACGACGGTGGGTCCGCCGGGGGTGGCCCATGCGCAGGCCAGCCCGGAACCGATCCCGCCGAGCCCCCCGGTGACGAGCAGGGTCTGGTCGGCGCCGAGCGGCGGCGACGCGGGCTCGAGCGACACGGCCTCGAAGCAACGCTGCCAGAGGTAGCCGTCGCGCAGCGCCCAGGGCGCGCCCCCGTCGAGGTCGGAACAGCGCCAGAGGTTCGCGAGATCGCTGCCGGCGTCGACATCGACGCTGCAGACCCGGGTCCCCGGCACTTCCTCGACCAGGCTGCGGCAGGCAGCGTCGGCCATCGCCCGGTTCGGATCCACCGCGTCGCTGCGGCCGACCGCCTGGGCACCGCGCGTCAGCACGAGCAGGGAGAAGCCGTCGGCGCGAACCGACTCACCCGCTTCGAAGAGCGCACCAAAGGTCTCGAAGGCGTCGCGGCGCGTCGCCTTGGCTTCGCCGAGCAACCCGCCGTGCACGATCTGCAGGGGCGCGTCCAGCGGGAGCGATGCGTCGCGCAGCAGCGCTTCCCAGTCCACATCTCCGGCCTGCGCGCGCACCACGCGCGCACCCGCGGCTTCGAGCTCCGTGGCAAGGGGTGACAAGACGGCGCCGTCGCCGTCGACGAGTAGCCAGGTCGCGGCCGACGGCTCGGGACCGCCGTGCTCGTCGAGCGCCTCGCCTCGCCGCCAGCTCGGCGCGAAGGCCTGCGCGCGCTCGGCCGGCTTGCTCTCCGGCGTGCGCGCGTCGGACGCCGCCGACGCCGGCCAGTGTCGCGTGCGGTCGAAGGCCGTTCCCGGCAGCGGCACGCGCCGGCCCGGATCTTCTCCGAGCGCCTCCCAGTCGAGCGCGCCGCCGGCCGCCCAGACCCGACCGGCTGCGGCGAGCAGATGCCGACCATCGTCCTCGTCGCTGTCCGCCCGCGGGAGCGAAGCGATCGCCCGGAAGGTGTCTCCGGCGTGTGCCTGTCGTGCGAGCGACGTCAGTGCCTGGCCCGGGCCGACTTCGATGGCGAGCGCCGCACGCCCTTCGAGCAGCGTCTCGAGACCGGCGCGGAAACGCACTGTGCTGCGCACGTGGTCGGCCCAGTACTGGGGATCCATCGCGTGCTCGGGCTGGATCCAGGTGCCCGTGACGTTCGATACGAACGGGAGATTCGGTGCGTGTCGATCACGCTGGGAGACGAACTCGCGGAACGGCGCGAGCATCGGCTCCATCATCGCGGTGTGGAAGGCGTGCGACGTGTGGAGCCTTCGATGGGGCCAGTCCTTCTCGGTGAGGGTGGCCTCGAGCGCTTCGATCGCCGCGAAGGGGCCCCCGACCGCGAGGGTCTCGCGGCCGTTCTCGACCGCGATCGAGACACCGTCGGGGAGCACGCCGGCGAGCTGCGCCTCGGTGGCGGACACGGCGAGCATCGCGCCGGGCTCCATCGACTGCATCAAGCGCCCGCGCTCGCACACGATGGCAAGCGCGTCGGCGAACGAGAACACGCCCGCGACCGTCGCTGCCACGTACTCGCCGATGCTGTGACCCAGCATCGCGGCCGGCGCGATGCCGAGCGCCTGCCAGTGGGTCGCCAGAGCGTGCTCGAGCACGAACAGCGCCGGCTGGGTGTTCTCGGTGCGCGCGAGGGCCGTCTGCACGGCGTCGCTCGGCTCGGCCTGGAGTAGCTCCGCCACTTCTCCGCGACCCAGACGCTCGAGCTCGACGAGGCCGGCATCGAACGCACGGCCAAACTCGGGAAACAGGGCGCGCGCAGCGCGCCCCATGCCCGCGTGCTGGGAGCCCTGCCCCGAGAACAGGAACACGGGCTGGGCCCCCGCCAGTGCCTGGTCCTGCACACGTCCCGCGCCGCTCGCCCGGAGCCCGTGGATCAGCTCGTCGGGCTCGGCGGCAACGACGGCGCGGCGTTCGTTCCAGCCCGCCTGTCGGCGCAGCAAGGTGTGCGCGACGTCGTGCACCTCGGGCTGCTGGCCCTCGGCGGTCTTGGCGAGCAGCTCGCAGGTCGCGTCGAGGGAGGACGCGGATTTCGCCGAGAGGGGCACGAGCCGCGGCGTGCGCGCCGGCGCCGCCCCTTCCTGCTCCGGCGCGCTCTCGAGGATCACGTGGGCGTTCGTTCCGCCGATGCCCAGGGCGGTCACGCCCGCGCGCAGCGGCCCGCTCGGCGGGTTCCATTCGCGCAGCTTGTCGTTCACGTAGAACGGCGAGTCGTCGAGCTCGAGCTCCGGGTTCGGCTCGCGGAAACCGACCGTCGGCGGCAGCGCGCGCGCCTGCATGGCCCGCACGACCTTGATCAACCCCGCGACGCCGGCGGCGGCGTCGAGGTGACCGATATTGCTCTTCACCGCGCCGAGCGCGCAGAACTGCTTCGCCTCGGTCTGGGTGCGGAAAGCGCGGTTCAGGGCCGCCACCTCGATCGGATCGCCGAGGTAGGTCCCGGTACCGTGGCACTCGATGAAGCTGATCGTCTCGACGGGAACGCCGGCCACGGCGAGCGCCTCGACGACGAGGTCGGCCTGGGCCGTCAGGCTTGGCGCCGTGAACTCGGACTTCGACGCCCCGTCGTTGTTGACCGCGGAGCCGCGGATCACCGCGTGGATACAGTCGCCGTCGGCCTCTGCGTCTTCCAGGCGCTTGAGCAACACCGCGCCGGCGCCGCTCCCGAAGACCGTGCCGTCCGCCCGTCGGTCGAAGGTGCGGACGTGGCCCGACTTCGAGAAGACGCTGCCCTCTTCGTGGAGGTAGCCCGCCAGGAGCGGCACCCGCACGGCCGCGCCGCCGGCCAGCGCCATGTCGCACTCGCCGTTGAGCAGGCTCTGGCAGGCCATGTGCACCGCCACGAGCGAAGACGAGCACGCGGTCTGCACGGTCATCGCGGGGCCGCGCAGGTTGAGCTTGAAAGCGGTGCGCGTCGCCAGGTAGTCCTTGTCGTTCCCGACGAGGGTGGGCAGATAGTCGTCGGAGAATGCCGGGACCAGCCCGGTGTTCAGGAAGAAGGTGTTCATCGCACTGCCGGCGAAGATGCCGACGGGCATGTCGCAGGCATCGGGCCGGTAGCCGCCGTGCTCGAGGCACTGCCAGGCGAGCTCGAGGAAGATCCGCTGCTGCGGATCGATCACCGTCGCTTCGCGGGGCGAGTAGCCGAAGAAGGCGGCGTCGAAGCAGTCGGCATCGTCGAGCACCGAGGTACGTCCGACGTAGCGGGGATCGTTGCGCAGCCGCTCGGGAACGCCCGTCGCCTCGAGCTCCTCGGGCGACACCGAGCGCAGGGACTCGACCCCTCCCTCGAGGTTCTGCCAGAACGTGTCGATGTCGGGTGCGCCGGGGAAACGGCCGGCCATCCCCACGATCGCGATCTCGGTGGGATCCTCTTCGTCGCGCTCGTCGTGGTCCTGTGCGCCGGGCGGGGCCATCGCCGTCTTCCTCCGCGCCTAGCGTCGCCGGCGTGCGCGGCGCTTGCGACCGCGCTCGGCGCTCGCATCGAGCCCCGCCTGGCGGTCTTCCCCGCCCTCGTCCCCGAGCGCGATGGCGAGCGCGCGAACCGTCGCGCCTTCGAACATGGTCACCGTCGAAATGCGGCGCCCGAGCTTCGCGCTGAGATCCGACGCGATGCGCACGGCGAGGAGCGAGCTCCCCCCCAGCGCGAAGAAGTCGTCGTCGATCCCGACGCCGTCGAGCTTCAGGGCCTGACACCAGGACGCGCTGATCTGCTTCTGCAACTCGGTGCTGGGTGCGACGAACGCGGTCTC
It encodes:
- a CDS encoding beta-ketoacyl synthase N-terminal-like domain-containing protein — its product is MAPPGAQDHDERDEEDPTEIAIVGMAGRFPGAPDIDTFWQNLEGGVESLRSVSPEELEATGVPERLRNDPRYVGRTSVLDDADCFDAAFFGYSPREATVIDPQQRIFLELAWQCLEHGGYRPDACDMPVGIFAGSAMNTFFLNTGLVPAFSDDYLPTLVGNDKDYLATRTAFKLNLRGPAMTVQTACSSSLVAVHMACQSLLNGECDMALAGGAAVRVPLLAGYLHEEGSVFSKSGHVRTFDRRADGTVFGSGAGAVLLKRLEDAEADGDCIHAVIRGSAVNNDGASKSEFTAPSLTAQADLVVEALAVAGVPVETISFIECHGTGTYLGDPIEVAALNRAFRTQTEAKQFCALGAVKSNIGHLDAAAGVAGLIKVVRAMQARALPPTVGFREPNPELELDDSPFYVNDKLREWNPPSGPLRAGVTALGIGGTNAHVILESAPEQEGAAPARTPRLVPLSAKSASSLDATCELLAKTAEGQQPEVHDVAHTLLRRQAGWNERRAVVAAEPDELIHGLRASGAGRVQDQALAGAQPVFLFSGQGSQHAGMGRAARALFPEFGRAFDAGLVELERLGRGEVAELLQAEPSDAVQTALARTENTQPALFVLEHALATHWQALGIAPAAMLGHSIGEYVAATVAGVFSFADALAIVCERGRLMQSMEPGAMLAVSATEAQLAGVLPDGVSIAVENGRETLAVGGPFAAIEALEATLTEKDWPHRRLHTSHAFHTAMMEPMLAPFREFVSQRDRHAPNLPFVSNVTGTWIQPEHAMDPQYWADHVRSTVRFRAGLETLLEGRAALAIEVGPGQALTSLARQAHAGDTFRAIASLPRADSDEDDGRHLLAAAGRVWAAGGALDWEALGEDPGRRVPLPGTAFDRTRHWPASAASDARTPESKPAERAQAFAPSWRRGEALDEHGGPEPSAATWLLVDGDGAVLSPLATELEAAGARVVRAQAGDVDWEALLRDASLPLDAPLQIVHGGLLGEAKATRRDAFETFGALFEAGESVRADGFSLLVLTRGAQAVGRSDAVDPNRAMADAACRSLVEEVPGTRVCSVDVDAGSDLANLWRCSDLDGGAPWALRDGYLWQRCFEAVSLEPASPPLGADQTLLVTGGLGGIGSGLACAWATPGGPTVVLVGRRAFPPKEVWDDAAALADYPEAVRDAARRFAECTGAGGRIEVIPADVTDPANVAALLADIDARCPTLAGVLHAAGTVVPGLLRMREAADLDAVLAPKVEGTAVLLDALRGRELSFVALFSSVLGLQAPGGHADYAAANAVLDAWSDAERELPVRTLDWPMWRGVGMAGEAAEERFSDYVELAEGFDCFAAALASGRRRLVISRRPADAIAQADTTAADAEAPAEGAPAIEALGNELEQSVGEIWATELGLARIAPEDNFLDLGGSSLLATRCLRIVRERHGVKVGIKAFFKDPTVRALAALVEAGGGKS